Proteins from a single region of Neodiprion virginianus isolate iyNeoVirg1 chromosome 4, iyNeoVirg1.1, whole genome shotgun sequence:
- the LOC124303607 gene encoding fatty acyl-CoA reductase 1-like yields the protein MEPSSEIAEWYRGRSIFITGATGFVGKVLVEKLLRSCPDIGTIFLLIRDKKDTSSRDRVEQLLSTRLFDEIRTAQASPRDRLVAIPGDVGVPGLGITDEDRRLLQETVSVVFHVAATVRFTEPLRKAVAINIEGTKAVLQLSQGMKNLHAIVHVSTAYANCGNPVIHECIYPPPMDLYKVRHCVAGLDDELLDLITPRLIGKLPNTYTFTKAIAEHLVAEHSTRLPIVVVRPSIVLASWMEPVPGWTDGYNGPTLAVIGTGKGLVNSIYGKKELVADLIPVDVCVNLLVAAAWEIGSRENTRLVPDLRVYNCVSRPFSPITWGLFTEEINDCEMKYAPSDVFMIPNFTMTDCRMTHIVSDVLRQIPASLADYLTWMSGGKPRLRAYQKKIHDVSESLEFFTTHEWEFESTNIKLLRDRMSHVDRETFNIDMSKIEWRKFIYNYFMGIRRNVLCEKDSTLEHGRKMIARKVLIAKIILSSILVGILFGVIRFYEFQFQDIP from the exons ATGGAACCGTCTTCTGAAATAGCGGAATGGTACCGTGGAAGATCGATCTTTATTACCGGAGCAACAGGATTCGTTGGAAAAGTGTTGGTCGAGAAGCTTTTGCGTTCCTGCCCCGACATCGGAACGATCTTTTTGTTGATCCGTGACAAGAAGGACACGTCCTCTCGAGACCGTGTCGAGCAGTTACTGTCGACGCGTTTGTTCGACGAGATTCGAACCGCTCAAGCAAGTCCGAGAGACAGACTCGTCGCTATTCCAGGGGATGTTGGGGTTCCAGGCCTGGGAATAACCGACGAAGACAGGCGGCTTCTGCAGGAAACAGTTTCGGTGGTTTTTCACGTCGCAGCGACGGTAAGATTCACGGAGCCTCTGCGAAAAGCGGTAGCCATTAACATCGAGGGCACCAAGGCGGTACTCCAGCTCTCTCAAGGGATGAAAAACCTCCACGCCATTGTCCACGTATCCACGGCTTACGCGAACTGCGGCAACCCCGTCATCCATGAATGCATCTATCCGCCACCGATGGACTTGTATAAGGTGCGGCACTGCGTGGCTGGCCTCGATGACGAGCTTTTGGACCTAATCACACCCAG GTTGATTGGTAAGCTCCCCAATACTTACACATTCACCAAAGCTATAGCGGAACACTTAGTCGCAGAGCATTCGACTCGATTGCCAATTGTTGTGGTGCGGCCTTCCATCGTCTTAGCCTCGTGGATGGAACCGGTTCCAGGATGGACTGACGGTTACAATGGCCCAACTTTGGCGGTGATTGGTACTGGCAAGGGATTGGTGAACAGTATTTACGGGAAGAAGGAGCTTGTGGCTGATCTGATACCCGTCGACGTGTGCGTCAATCTTCTCGTAGCTGCCGCATGGGAAATCG GGAGCAGAGAAAATACGAGACTCGTGCCGGATCTACGCGTATACAATTGTGTCTCCAGACCATTCAGTCCTATTACGTGGGGCTTGTTTACAGAGGAAATCAATGATTGTGAGATGAAATATGCCCCAAGTGACGTCTTCATGATTCCAAATTTCACGATGACTGATTGCAGAATGACGCATATAGTGAGCGACGTCTTGAGGCAGATACCCGCTAGTTTGGCAGATTACCTCACCTGGATGTCGGGTGGAAAACCGAG ACTTCGCGCGTACCAAAAAAAGATTCATGATGTGAGCGAATCATTAGAATTCTTTACAACACACGAATGGGAATTTGAGTCAACAAATATCAAGCTATTGAGGGATCGGATGTCGCACGTCGATCGGGAAACCTTCAATATTGACATGTCGAAGATAGAATGGAGGAAGTTTATATACAATTACTTTATGGGCATTCGGCGAAATGTCTTGTGCGAGAAAGATAGTACTCTCGAACACGGCAGAAAGATGATTGCCAGGAAAGTGCTGATAGCGAAGATCATCCTCTCGAGCATCCTCGTCGGCATCCTATTCGGTGTCATTAGGTTTTATGAATTTCAGTTCCAAGATATTCCGTGA